Proteins encoded in a region of the Delphinus delphis chromosome 13, mDelDel1.2, whole genome shotgun sequence genome:
- the VPS37B gene encoding vacuolar protein sorting-associated protein 37B — translation MAGAGSEARFAGLSLVQLNELLEDEGQLTEMVQKMEETQNVQLNKEMTLASNRSLAEGNLLYQPQLDSLKARLTQKYQELQVLFEAYQIKKTKLDKQSSSASLETLLALLQAEGAKIEEDTENMAEKFLDGELPLDSFIDVYQSKRKLAHMRRVKIEKLQEMVLKGQRLPQGLPPAPLPPRVPEPAPTAPLPYPSPEASGPPSAVPRRIPPPPPLVPAGRLATPFAAALSSGQGPPHPVAQCPPLPPRGGLPAQQGFSLQQFVLPPYPPALPQRPPPRLPPHQPGFILQ, via the exons ATGGCGGGTGCCGGGAGCGAAGCCCGGTTCGCCGGGTTGTCGCTGGTGCAGCTCAACGAGCTGCTGGAGGACGAGGGGCAGCTGACAGAGATGGTGCAGAAGATGGAGGAG ACGCAGAATGTTCAGCTTAACAAAGAAATGACGCTGGCCAGCAACCGGAGCCTGGCAGAAGGAAACCTTCTCTACCAGCCCCAGCTGGACTCTCTGAAAGCACGTTTGACCCAAAAATACCAGGAACTCCAGGTGCTCTTTGAAGCCTATCAGATAAAAAAGACCAAATTAG ATAAACAGTCCAGCAGCGCTTCCTTGGAGACCCTGTTAGCACTTCTGCAGGCGGAAGGGGCCAAGATCGAGGAGGACACCGAG AACATGGCAGAGAAGTTTCTCGATGGAGAGCTTCCCCTGGACTCCTTCATTGATGTCTATCAGAGCAAGCGGAAACTGGCCCACATGCGAAGGGTTAAAATCGAGAAGCTCCAGGAGATGGTGCTGAAGGGGCAGAGACTTCCACAGGGCCTGCCGCCGGCCCCGCTGCCCCCCAGGGTGCCCGAGCCAGCGCCCACTGCCCCCCTGCCCTACCCCTCCCCGGAGGCCAGCGGGCCCCCCTCCGCGGTGCCTCGGCgcatccctcccccaccgcccCTGGTGCCTGCGGGACGCTTAGCCACGCCGTTCGCCGCCGCCCTGAGCTCAGGACAGGGCCCCCCGCACCCAGTGGCGCAGTGCCCACCGCTGCCCCCGCGCGGGGGCCTCCCCGCACAGCAGGGCTTCTCCCTGCAGCAGTTTGTGTTGCCACCGTACCCGCCGGCGCTGCCCCAGAGACCCCCGCCCCGGCTGCCTCCGCACCAGCCAGGCTTCATCCTCCAGTGA